A single Lactuca sativa cultivar Salinas chromosome 8, Lsat_Salinas_v11, whole genome shotgun sequence DNA region contains:
- the LOC128127796 gene encoding protein FAR1-RELATED SEQUENCE 5-like: MRVIKGGCEFVGGLEIDWKFFTKDINCHIGGTDSNLLITKLQNHKENVTNFIYEYRCDKKQLNALFWADDTSKQNFELFWDVVSFDATYSTNRYCMIFVSFTDIDNHKRCATFGAGLLCREDTNSYIWLLRSFLKCFGKAPIMVVTDRDPAMKKAIEIVFPYTKQRFCMWHITIKLPLKENIKWHIFDNILNEMPFYTILYSNIIIYELFFKDALMIKYKLQDNKWMKDMFDLRSSWIPAYFKDVPMSGLMRTTSRSESENSAFNRVSHHGYTLNNFMNAFEYVMERKRNNQIKFDFDTSTIIPIIKKPLEDMEKHASMVYTRTIFLMVQREILHSLVSRSQKSVTSGVVSDICIVKRKRTNLLKKKVEFNKEDLMRWRRDIIPTTILKRTFRYGDSSENIDKVTYKAFSMLDQCLSSLSNDDKKLEEFMQNLEVFMTDIGEQGSDESPVTKETHIDKLYGATMNPEVVDVENSPIVKNKGSST; encoded by the exons ATGCGCGTTATAAAAGGAGGATGTGAATTTGTTGGTGGACTAGAGATAGATTGGAAATTTTTTACAAAGGATATAAATTGTCATATCGGGGGCACTGATTCAAATTTGTTGATTACAAAGCTTCAGAATCATAAAGAGAATGTTACaaattttatatatgaatacagaTGTGACAAGAAGCAGTTAAATGCTCTCTTTTGGGCTGATGAcacttcaaaacaaaactttgagTTATTTTGGGACGTTGTTTCGTTTGACGCAACATATAGTACAAACAG gtATTGTATGATATTTGTATCTTTTACTGACATTGATAATCACAAAAGGTGCGCCACTTTTGGAGCTGGTTTGTTGTGCAGAGAAGATACAAATTCCTATATTTGGTTACTTCGATCATTCTTGAAGTGTTTTGGAAAAGCACCAATCATGGTCGTGACCGATCGAGATCCAGCAATGAAAAAAGCTATTGAGATAGTATTTCCATACACAAAACAAAGATTTTGTATGTGGCATATCACAATTAAACTTCCATTGAAG GAGAATATTAAATGGCATATTTTT gataatatattaaatgaaatGCCTTTTTATACTATATTATATTCTAACATAATAATATATGAATTGTTTTTTAAG GATGCATTAATGATAAAATATAAGTTACAAGACAATAAATGGATGAAAGATATGTTTGATTTGAGAAGCAGTTGGATTCCAGCCTATTTTAAAGATGTACCGATGTCAGGTCTAATGAGAACAACTTCTCGGTCGGAAAGTGAGAATTCAGCATTCAATAGGGTATCGCATCATGGTTATACGTTAAACAATTTCATGAATGCTTTTGAGTATGTTATGGAAAGGAAAAGGAATAATCAgatcaaatttgattttgatACATCTACTATAATTCCAATCATCAAAAAACCTCTTGAAGATATGGAGAAACATGCATCTATGGTATACACCAGGACTATTTTTCTCATGGTGCAGAGGGAGATTCTTCATTCACTTGTTTCTCGTTCACAGAAGAGTGTTACTTCAGGCGTTGTTTCCGACATATGCATTGTCAAACGTAAAAGGACAAATCTATTGAAGAAGAAG GTTGAATTCAACAAAGAAGATCTAATG AGATGGAGAAGAGATATTATCCCCACCACAATTTTGAAAAGGACGTTTAGATATGGTGATTCATCTGAAAATATTGACAAGGTTACATACAAAGCTTTTTCCATGCTTGATCAATGCTTGTCTTCATTAAGTAATGATGACAAGAAGTTAGAAGAGTTCATGCAAAACCTAGAAGTTTTTATGACTGATATTGGTGAACAAGGTTCAGACGAATCACCTGTTACAAAAGAAACTCATATTGATAAACTTTACGGAGCTACTATGAATCCTGAAGTTGTTGATGTTGAAAATTCACCTATTGTGAAGAATAAAGGTTCTAGTACATGA